Proteins found in one Aneurinibacillus uraniidurans genomic segment:
- the lon gene encoding endopeptidase La, whose product MGTNEKERQIPLLPLRGLLVFPGMVLHLDVGRAKSVKALEKAMVDDNLILLSTQEEVHIEEPEKDQIFVIGTVARVKQMLKLPNGTIRVLVEGVGRARIEEFLQEEEYFEVQITYVDEDEERTPEIEALMRTVLANFEQYITLSKKIIPETFASVADINEPGRLADIITSHLPLKIRDKQDILETIAVRERLEKLLSILNNEREVLELERKIGQRVKKQMEKTQKEYYLREQMKAIQKELGEKEGRAGEVEELRRKLEESGAPENIVAKVERELERLEKMPPTSAEGSVIRTYIDWLLALPWTKRTEDNLDLHNAENVLDEDHFGLEKAKERVLEYLAVQKLVNKLKGPILCLVGPPGVGKTSLARSVARALNREFVRISLGGVRDEAEIRGHRRTYVGAMPGRIIQGMKTAGTINPVFLLDEIDKMAMDFRGDPGAALLEVLDPNQNDTFSDHYIEEPYDLSSVMFITTANAVHTIPRPLLDRMEMLYIPGYTELEKLKICQDYLLPKQMESHGLGRDKLQVNEEALSKVIRLYTREAGVRNLNRMMETICRKAARMIVAGTKKKVIVTGNTLETLLGKPKFRYGMAEQEDQIGAVTGLAWTEAGGDTLTIEVSVVPGKGKLTLTGKLGDVMKESAQAAFSYIRSRSKELGIDPEFHEKNDIHIHVPEGAIPKDGPSAGITMATALVSVLSNTPVSRTVGMTGEITLRGRVLPIGGLKEKALAAHRAGLQTVIMPKDNVRDIDDIPESVRQDLKFIPVEHLDEVLDVALLKKVAHS is encoded by the coding sequence ATGGGAACAAACGAAAAAGAGAGACAAATCCCTCTTCTTCCATTGCGCGGTCTGCTTGTGTTTCCAGGAATGGTACTGCATCTCGATGTCGGACGCGCCAAATCCGTTAAAGCGCTTGAAAAAGCAATGGTTGATGATAACCTGATTCTTTTATCCACACAGGAAGAAGTACACATCGAGGAACCGGAGAAGGATCAAATTTTTGTGATCGGCACGGTTGCACGCGTTAAGCAAATGTTAAAGCTGCCGAATGGAACGATTCGTGTACTTGTGGAAGGGGTCGGGCGTGCTAGAATAGAAGAATTTTTGCAGGAAGAGGAATATTTCGAAGTTCAGATTACGTATGTTGATGAGGATGAAGAGCGAACACCAGAAATAGAAGCGCTCATGCGTACGGTGCTGGCTAACTTTGAACAGTATATTACCCTTTCTAAAAAAATCATCCCTGAGACGTTTGCGTCAGTGGCTGATATTAACGAGCCGGGACGTCTGGCCGATATTATTACATCGCATTTGCCGCTCAAAATTCGTGATAAACAAGACATTCTTGAGACAATCGCTGTACGAGAGCGTTTAGAAAAGCTGCTGAGTATTTTGAACAATGAGCGGGAAGTATTGGAGCTTGAGCGTAAGATCGGGCAGCGAGTCAAGAAACAAATGGAAAAAACGCAGAAGGAATACTATCTTCGCGAACAAATGAAAGCGATTCAGAAGGAATTAGGCGAAAAAGAAGGGCGTGCAGGTGAGGTAGAGGAACTCCGTCGCAAGCTAGAAGAGTCTGGCGCTCCAGAAAATATCGTCGCCAAAGTGGAGCGCGAGCTTGAGCGTCTGGAGAAAATGCCACCAACCAGTGCAGAAGGAAGTGTGATCCGCACGTACATCGACTGGTTACTTGCGCTTCCATGGACGAAGCGTACGGAAGACAATCTTGATCTGCATAACGCAGAGAACGTGCTCGATGAAGATCACTTCGGCCTCGAAAAGGCAAAAGAGCGAGTGCTTGAATATCTTGCCGTACAAAAGCTTGTAAACAAATTAAAAGGCCCGATCCTGTGCCTTGTTGGACCACCAGGTGTCGGAAAAACATCGCTTGCTCGCTCGGTAGCGCGGGCGCTGAATCGTGAATTTGTTCGGATTTCGCTCGGTGGTGTGCGAGATGAAGCCGAAATTCGTGGTCATCGCCGTACGTACGTGGGAGCGATGCCAGGCCGCATTATCCAGGGGATGAAGACAGCAGGCACCATCAATCCGGTTTTCTTACTCGATGAGATTGACAAAATGGCAATGGACTTCCGGGGCGATCCGGGTGCAGCTCTGCTAGAAGTGCTCGACCCGAATCAAAATGATACTTTTAGCGATCATTACATTGAAGAACCATATGATCTCTCATCCGTGATGTTTATTACAACTGCGAATGCAGTGCATACGATTCCACGTCCGCTTCTTGACCGGATGGAAATGCTGTATATTCCAGGCTATACTGAGCTTGAGAAGCTAAAAATTTGTCAGGATTATTTGCTTCCGAAGCAGATGGAATCGCATGGGCTTGGTCGTGACAAGCTGCAGGTCAATGAGGAAGCGCTTAGTAAAGTCATTCGATTGTACACACGTGAAGCCGGAGTACGTAATCTGAATCGGATGATGGAGACAATTTGTCGTAAAGCTGCGCGGATGATCGTAGCAGGCACGAAGAAAAAAGTAATTGTGACGGGCAATACGCTTGAAACCCTGCTCGGTAAGCCGAAATTCCGTTATGGTATGGCGGAGCAGGAAGATCAGATTGGAGCGGTAACAGGATTAGCCTGGACGGAAGCAGGCGGAGATACGCTAACGATTGAAGTATCGGTCGTTCCGGGTAAAGGTAAGCTGACACTTACCGGTAAGCTTGGCGACGTAATGAAAGAATCTGCTCAGGCGGCGTTCAGCTACATTCGCTCCCGTTCTAAGGAATTAGGGATTGATCCAGAATTCCATGAGAAAAATGATATTCACATTCACGTTCCAGAAGGTGCGATTCCAAAAGATGGTCCATCTGCTGGAATTACGATGGCAACGGCGCTTGTATCCGTATTAAGCAATACTCCAGTATCTCGTACTGTCGGGATGACCGGAGAAATTACGCTGCGCGGACGTGTACTGCCAATTGGTGGTCTGAAAGAGAAGGCGCTGGCCGCTCACCGTGCTGGACTGCAAACGGTTATTATGCCAAAAGATAATGTGCGGGATATCGATGATATTCCAGAAAGTGTGCGCCAGGATCTCAAGTTCATCCCAGTTGAACATCTCGACGAGGTGCTTGATGTGGCGTTATTAAAAAAGGTGGCTCATTCATGA
- a CDS encoding DMT family transporter yields the protein MKKSILADSILLTVTFIWGATFVVVQNAIAVLPPLTFNAVRFFMAAVFLFGFLLVFYRSQLAQINARLLGAGILLGIWLFLGYAFQTVGLLYTTSAKAGFITGLSVVLVPMFALLILKQKPRIPAVLGVLVATVGLYFLTMGDAVAVNRGDILIFFCAVSFALQIIFTGRYAPHFPSLALACVQIFVVSVLSGISALILENWQAALSLKTFSTPTVYIALLVTAIPATALAFLAQTECQKFTTATRVALIFAMEPVFAAATAYFFNDELLTVRALTGCMLIFLGMILAEFPFNVVVARWKKQKTISS from the coding sequence ATGAAAAAATCTATACTTGCTGACAGCATCCTGCTCACTGTGACATTCATTTGGGGGGCAACGTTTGTCGTGGTGCAAAATGCCATTGCCGTGCTTCCACCGCTTACATTTAATGCGGTTCGTTTTTTTATGGCTGCTGTATTTCTGTTTGGCTTCCTACTGGTATTCTATCGTAGCCAGCTCGCACAAATAAATGCACGACTGCTCGGCGCAGGCATCTTACTTGGCATATGGCTGTTTCTCGGCTATGCCTTTCAAACCGTGGGGCTGCTATATACTACATCAGCAAAAGCCGGTTTTATCACCGGTCTTTCGGTTGTGCTCGTGCCGATGTTCGCATTGCTGATTCTCAAACAGAAGCCACGTATTCCAGCAGTGCTTGGGGTACTGGTCGCAACGGTCGGACTGTATTTCCTAACCATGGGAGATGCTGTAGCGGTCAATCGCGGGGATATCCTTATATTCTTTTGTGCAGTATCATTTGCCCTGCAGATTATTTTTACTGGACGCTATGCGCCACATTTTCCATCACTCGCGCTTGCCTGTGTACAGATCTTTGTCGTTTCGGTGCTAAGCGGCATCAGCGCGCTCATACTTGAGAATTGGCAGGCTGCTCTTTCTTTAAAAACATTTTCTACGCCCACTGTATATATCGCTCTGCTTGTTACAGCTATTCCAGCAACGGCGCTCGCCTTTCTCGCACAAACAGAATGTCAGAAATTCACGACAGCGACTCGTGTGGCGCTTATTTTCGCCATGGAGCCTGTGTTTGCAGCCGCGACCGCTTACTTCTTTAACGACGAGCTGTTGACAGTACGCGCTCTTACTGGCTGCATGCTCATCTTTCTCGGCATGATTCTCGCAGAATTTCCATTCAATGTGGTGGTAGCACGCTGGAAAAAGCAAAAAACAATCTCGTCCTGA
- the lonB gene encoding ATP-dependent protease LonB: MNWTVMLMLIQVFFAVIIGTYFWNLLKNQRNNKTTIDRESRKEMEQLRKLRSISLSEPLAEKTRPASLADMVGQEDGIRALRAALCGPNPQHVLIYGPPGVGKTAAARVILEEAKRQPGSPFTFESVFTELDATTARFDERGIADPLIGSVHDPIYQGAGAMGQAGIPQPKPGAVTKAHGGMLFIDEIGELHPIQLNKLLKVLEDRKVVLESAYYSDENQQIPKHIHDIFQNGLPADFRLVGATTRTPDELPPALRSRCLEVFFRSLTPAEIVEIARKAVKKMKLDAEDTAIAYLSRYATNGREAVNMVQIAAGLAITEQRSCIMRSDIEWVVNSSQKSPRPDKKVLGGAYVGFVNGLAVYGPNMGALLEIEVTASKVAIPGTGTVTVTGVVDEEEMGGRGRTLRRRSMARGSVDNVLTVLRRHGVATQDYILHVNFPGGAPVDGPSAGIAMATAIYSAITEQPVDNYVAMTGEIGIHGTVKPVGGVAAKVEAARHAGVKKVLIPQENWQDIFAMMKDIRVIAVEQMEDVFKYALVPQEQIESAEVPLLQPNEVFNPPAF, translated from the coding sequence ATGAATTGGACAGTAATGCTCATGCTTATTCAGGTGTTTTTTGCCGTGATTATCGGGACATACTTCTGGAACTTGCTGAAAAACCAGCGCAATAACAAAACAACGATTGATCGGGAATCGCGCAAAGAGATGGAACAGTTACGCAAGCTGCGGTCAATTTCATTGTCTGAGCCGCTTGCAGAGAAAACGCGCCCGGCAAGCCTTGCGGATATGGTTGGTCAGGAAGATGGAATTCGTGCACTGCGTGCGGCCCTGTGTGGACCGAATCCACAGCACGTACTCATCTACGGTCCGCCAGGTGTTGGCAAAACAGCCGCCGCCCGTGTCATTCTGGAAGAAGCAAAGAGACAACCCGGATCTCCGTTCACGTTTGAATCGGTCTTTACTGAACTCGATGCGACGACAGCCCGATTTGATGAGCGCGGCATTGCGGACCCGTTAATTGGCTCTGTGCATGATCCGATCTATCAAGGGGCAGGTGCGATGGGACAAGCAGGGATTCCGCAGCCGAAGCCAGGAGCTGTAACGAAAGCACACGGGGGCATGCTATTTATTGATGAGATCGGAGAGTTGCACCCTATTCAGTTGAACAAATTGCTAAAGGTGCTCGAAGACCGGAAAGTAGTGCTTGAGAGTGCGTATTACAGCGATGAGAATCAGCAAATTCCAAAGCATATTCATGATATATTCCAGAATGGTTTGCCAGCTGATTTTCGTCTCGTAGGTGCGACCACTAGAACACCAGATGAACTGCCTCCTGCTCTTCGTTCGCGCTGTCTTGAAGTTTTTTTCCGTTCATTAACTCCAGCTGAAATTGTTGAAATCGCAAGAAAAGCTGTAAAGAAAATGAAGCTGGACGCAGAAGATACGGCGATTGCCTATTTATCTCGCTATGCCACAAATGGACGGGAAGCTGTTAACATGGTTCAGATTGCAGCAGGATTGGCCATCACGGAGCAGCGTTCGTGCATCATGCGTTCTGATATCGAGTGGGTAGTAAACAGCAGTCAGAAATCGCCGCGTCCTGACAAAAAAGTGCTCGGTGGTGCGTATGTTGGGTTCGTGAACGGACTGGCTGTATACGGTCCAAACATGGGGGCGCTGTTGGAAATTGAAGTAACAGCGTCTAAAGTAGCGATACCAGGTACGGGAACAGTAACAGTAACGGGAGTCGTTGATGAAGAAGAAATGGGAGGCAGGGGACGGACGCTGCGCCGTCGCTCGATGGCCCGTGGTTCTGTCGATAATGTACTGACGGTATTGCGTCGTCATGGAGTTGCTACACAAGATTACATTTTGCATGTTAACTTTCCAGGTGGTGCACCAGTAGATGGACCTTCAGCGGGCATTGCGATGGCGACAGCGATCTATTCGGCGATTACGGAACAGCCGGTGGATAACTATGTGGCAATGACGGGGGAGATCGGCATTCATGGAACAGTTAAGCCTGTTGGAGGGGTGGCGGCTAAAGTTGAAGCGGCTCGCCATGCCGGTGTGAAAAAAGTGCTTATACCGCAAGAGAACTGGCAGGATATTTTTGCGATGATGAAAGACATTCGGGTGATTGCTGTTGAACAGATGGAGGACGTATTCAAATACGCACTTGTGCCACAAGAACAGATAGAATCCGCAGAAGTCCCGCTGCTTCAGCCGAACGAAGTGTTCAATCCGCCTGCCTTTTAG
- the yihA gene encoding ribosome biogenesis GTP-binding protein YihA/YsxC, whose amino-acid sequence MKVTQAEFVISAVSPKQYPHGTLPEFALAGRSNVGKSSFINKMINRKNLARTSSKPGKTQTLNYYLINKDLYFVDLPGYGYAKVSKTEKEKWGKMMEEYLQTREPLRAVLQIVDIRHSPTKDDQGMYEYLKHFGIPVVVIATKADKIPKGKWQKHLKEVRTVLNMDPADELILFSAENGHGKDEAWKAILARAKAKPKDQPQEEQQVEGEM is encoded by the coding sequence ATGAAAGTAACACAGGCTGAATTTGTAATCAGCGCTGTATCTCCAAAGCAGTACCCGCATGGCACCCTGCCAGAATTCGCCTTGGCAGGGCGTTCTAATGTCGGGAAATCATCATTTATTAACAAGATGATCAATCGCAAAAATCTGGCCCGGACATCATCGAAGCCAGGGAAGACACAGACGCTGAACTATTATTTGATTAACAAGGACTTATACTTTGTAGATTTACCAGGATACGGTTATGCTAAAGTATCCAAGACTGAGAAAGAAAAATGGGGCAAGATGATGGAGGAGTACCTCCAGACGCGGGAACCGCTGCGTGCTGTTCTGCAAATTGTTGATATTCGTCACTCCCCAACGAAAGACGATCAGGGGATGTACGAATACTTGAAGCACTTTGGGATCCCTGTTGTGGTCATTGCGACCAAAGCGGATAAAATTCCGAAGGGCAAATGGCAGAAGCATCTAAAAGAAGTGCGTACCGTGCTTAATATGGACCCGGCTGATGAACTGATTTTGTTCTCCGCTGAAAACGGGCATGGAAAAGACGAAGCATGGAAAGCGATTCTCGCGCGGGCGAAGGCGAAGCCAAAAGATCAGCCGCAAGAGGAACAGCAGGTCGAAGGCGAAATGTAA